One window of Papaver somniferum cultivar HN1 chromosome 9, ASM357369v1, whole genome shotgun sequence genomic DNA carries:
- the LOC113308726 gene encoding uncharacterized protein LOC113308726 codes for MGDLEIWPPTANGILIDEEEEDNLFLPPPSLASSSPPNPDPICIDSQCWSKAEETTQEIICKIQPTVVSEHRRQIVIQFIQNLIRGYLGCEVCPFGSVPLKTYLPDGDIDLTALSIQNVEDALANDVRIVLETEERNKSSEFEVKDVQYIQAEVKLVKCLVQNIIVDISFNQIGGLSTLCFLEQVDRRIGKDHLFKRSIILIKAWCYYESRILGAHHGLISTYALETLVLYIFHLFHSSLNGPLAVLYRFLDYYSKFDWDNYCISLNGPVNVRSLPEIVAEAPDNGGGELLLSEEFLRRCANMYALPSKGLETNSRAFTQKYLNIVDPLKDNNNLGRSVSKGNFFRIRSAFSYGARKLGRILLLPVDIHDELTKFFGNTLDRHGTGVRPDVQDSPPDFSAYGSQHTSYQSSTVKCDEGRRVSALSAIDPDLHGMLNNRIRDIDISGMERDPLILNAVEVERCTDEAGYPSQAVSSAHNFEDENAVLGCSLVGNAKELASSRSKSTSTSLTSESDTPNVLSSLNDQIGSGDADQTKVTNSGAVENMVPHEKYGLVYSCYDYEGGISSGGREDVRSSEYSDNGYGLVEAAETDGSPRAPRHLSELTGDYDSHHNSLVCAQWYQGIPFWGSAHSLHPAPPQFRNKQTWDSNSHQGMPVNRMLPHMNSIGVTQGGPQFFPAKSSMTSGTSFGAEEMQKPRGTGTFLPNATNYRSNRERSFPGKGRNSAFPSNGNYPRSPRENGWVVPPSETNLFDNGSSHELPPRNISNFPGRGIPAQLEVFQNGPPTPRGLLPHSNGFVVPEKVEFGTFGNMPSASPTQESSRQLPSGGALQYPVPVAATQRPRPSLTIDTEKVPVQSYHMKDDDFPPLSV; via the exons ATGGGCGATCTTGAAATATGGCCGCCAACGGCAAATGGCATATTAatagatgaggaagaagaagataatcttTTTCTTCCGCCACCATCATTAGCTTCTTCTTCACCTCCAAATCCAGACCCAATTTGTATTGATTCTCAATGTTGGTCTAAAGCAGAAGAAACAACTCAAGAGATAATATGTAAGATTCAACCAACTGTTGTTTCTGAACATAGGAGACAAATTGTTATTCAGTTCATCCAGAACCTTATTAGAGGTTATCTTGGTTGTGAG GTATGTCCATTTGGATCAGTCCCGCTAAAAACCTATCTTCCAGATGGAGATATTGACTTGACTGCACTTAGCATTCAAAATGTTGAGGATGCTTTAGCAAATGATGTTCGGATTGTGCTCGAAACGGAGGAACGTAATAAGTCCAGTGAATTCGAAGTAAAGGATGTCCAGTACATTCAAGCTGAG GTTAAGCTCGTAAAGTGCCTTGTACAAAATATCATAGTCGATATTTCATTCAATCAGATTGGAGGACTATCTACATTGTGTTTTCTTGAGCAG GTTGACAGAAGGATTGGAAAAGATCACCTCTTTAAACGCAGTATCATTCTGATTAAAGCATGGTGTTACTATGAGAGTCGAATCCTCGGTGCCCATCATGGTTTGATATCGACGTATGCGCTGGAAACCTTGGTCTTATATATCTTTCACCTCTTTCACTCATCATTGAATGGCCCTTTAGCG GTTCTTTACAGATTTTTGGACTACTACAGTAAGTTCGACTGGGACAATTACTGTATCAGTTTAAACGGTCCAGTTAATGTAAGATCATTGCCAGAAATTGTTG CCGAGGCACCTGACAATGGTGGTGGTGAGTTGTTGCTGTCTGAAGAATTTCTAAGGAGATGTGCGAACATGTATGCCCTTCCTTCAAAGGGATTAGAAACTAATTCAAGAGCCTTCACTCAGAAGTATCTGAACATTGTAGATCCTTTAAAAGATAACAACAATCTGGGGCGCAGTGTAAGCAAGG GCAACTTCTTTCGCATAAGGAGTGCTTTTTCGTATGGCGCCCGTAAGCTTGGCCGGATTCTTTTGCTACCAGTAGATATTCATGATGAACTTACGAAATTTTTTGGGAACACATTAGACAGGCATGGCACTGGAGTGAGACCTGACGTGCAGGATTCTCCTCCAGATTTTAGTGCTTATGGGTCACAGCACACCTCGTACCAGTCGAGTACTGTGAAATGCGATGAAGGTAGGAGGGTTTCAGCATTGTCAGCTATAGATCCTGATCTCCATGGGATGCTAAACAACAGGATTAGAGACATTGACATTTCAGGGATGGAAAGAGATCCCCTCATTCTTAATGCAGTTGAGGTAGAAAGGTGCACTGACGAAGCGGGTTATCCCTCTCAAGCAGTTTCGTCAGCCCATAATTTTGAAGATGAAAATGCAGTATTAGGATGTAGTCTGGTTGGTAATGCAAAAGAGTTAGCCTCATCCAGATCTAAATCTACATCTACATCTCTGACTAGCGAATCGGATACACCCAATGTTTTATCTTCCTTAAATGACCAGATAGGCAGTGGAGATGCAGATCAAACAAAGGTAACAAATTCCGGTGCTGTTGAAAACATGGTTCCACATGAGAAATATGGTTTAGTCTATTCATGTTATGACTATGAAGGTGGAATATCATCGGGAGGAAGAGAAGATGTCAGAAGCTCAGAGTATTCAGATAATGGTTACGGATTAGTTGAAGCTGCCGAAACAGATGGAAGTCCTAGAGCTCCCCGTCACTTGTCGGAGCTAACTGGTGATTATGATAGTCATCATAACAGTTTAGTCTGTGCTCAGTGGTACCAAGGGATACCCTTTTGGGGGTCTGCTCATTCCCTTCATCCAGCACCCCCTCAGTTCCGTAACAAGCAGACATGGGATTCGAACTCCCATCAAGGGATGCCTGTGAACCGCATGTTGCCTCATATGAATTCTATTGGTGTTACTCAAGGAGGACCCCAGTTCTTCCCCGCAAAATCTTCCATGACATCTGGTACATCTTTTGGTGCCGAGGAGATGCAGAAGCCTCGAGGAACAGGGACGTTTCTCCCCAATGCTACG AACTATCGATCTAATAGGGAGAGGTCCTTCCCAGGTAAAGGAAGGAATTCGGCATTTCCAAGTAATGGTAACTATCCAAGGTCTCCCCGTGAGAATGGTTGGGTTGTTCCTCCATCAGAGACTAACTTGTTCGACAATGGAAGTAGTCATGAACTACCACCAAGAAACATCTCAAACTTTCCAGGTCGTGGGATTCCTGCACAGTTAGAAGTATTTCAGAATGGACCACCTACTCCAAGGGGACTCCTCCCCCATTCAAATGGTTTTGTAGTTCCAGAGAAAGTTGAATTTGGGACGTTCGGGAACATGCCATCAGCTTCCCCTACACAGGAATCGAGCAGGCAATTGCCTTCCGGTGGTGCGCTGCAGTATCCTGTCCCTGTAGCAGCAACGCAGAGACCCAGACCATCCTTGACTATTGATACAGAAAA GGTACCAGTACAGTCATACCATATGAAAGATGATGACTTCCCACCTTTGTCCGTTTGA